A single region of the Glycine max cultivar Williams 82 chromosome 20, Glycine_max_v4.0, whole genome shotgun sequence genome encodes:
- the MYB13 gene encoding transcription factor MYB13, producing MKRKGRSCDNQDAVNRGPWSAEEDQILINYVQVHGEGNWRELSKRAGLKRLGKSCRLRWLNYLKPDIKRGNISSDEEDLIIRLHSLLGNRWSLIAGRLPGRTDHEIKNYWNTYLRKKVEQNHNYNNLPGHNNIPIKLRIESPRCSKNSLGIVIDPTKSSHPVTIKSMSCTEVMMPTRTVNDFTTSWDKNPFASTPQDGHGHCSEGFLKHFDISDVLMPYEDCRFNEYACVEVPQHFGDEAYKVINAVGETRYDNWKIDDYFPLDYDVGFSLF from the exons ATGAAAAGAAAGGGCAGGAGTTGTGACAACCAAGATGCCGTGAACAGAGGTCCTTGGTCTGCTGAGGAAGACCAAATACTCATCAACTACGTTCAAGTCCATGGAGAAGGAAATTGGAGAGAGCTTTCCAAAAGAGctg GTTTAAAACGACTTGGGAAGAGTTGCAGACTCCGATGGTTGAATTATCTCAAGCCAGATATCAAGAGAGGAAACATTTCTTCGGATGAAGAAGATCTCATCATCAGGCTACATAGCCTCTTAGGGAATAG GTGGTCTCTTATTGCAGGACGATTACCCGGGCGAACAGATCATGAAATCAAGAACTATTGGAATACTTATTTGAGAAAGAAGGTAGAGCAAAACCACAACTATAACAACCTTCCTGGTCATAACAACATTCCCATCAAATTAAGAATTGAATCTCCACGGTGCTCAAAAAATTCATTGggtattgttattgatcctACAAAATCCTCTCACCCAGTGACGATTAAGTCAATGAGCTGCACCGAGGTTATGATGCCAACGCGAACAGTCAATGATTTTACAACAAGTTGGGATAAAAACCCTTTTGCATCGACCCCACAAGATGGCCATGGTCATTGCTCAGAAGGTTTCCTCAAACACTTTGATATTAGTGACGTATTAATGCCATACGAGGATTGTCGTTTTAATGAATATGCTTGTGTCGAAGTACCCCAACATTTTGGAGATGAAGCCTACAAGGTTATTAATGCGGTGGGTGAAACACGGTATGATAATTGGAAGATTGATGACTATTTTCCACTAGACTATGATGtaggtttttctttattttaa